Proteins found in one Corynebacterium canis genomic segment:
- a CDS encoding zinc-dependent metalloprotease: MNNNGFGFNPNNDDDDEDRRNNQNPFSIFGFGNGGGFTGSGSGPGDGGFGDILNQVGQMLSGIGSSFANQEPGSPVNYNIAERTAERSIGNVPPIKESDRAAMEEAVQLVELWLDDSTILPTSGSRVEAWNALDWLHKTLPTWKRMVTPVAKRMNESQLDNVPEEARDMLNAAASMMQQMSSMQVGVELGRDLGELATQALSGSDFGVPVAPAGTIAILPAHMAKMTKDLPVPPQDAMVYLCALEAARQRLFKHVPWLVERLIASVEEYAAGLEMDSSHVEEALREINLEGDMNQLQDMMAQLQDIDFSPRISSRNASATSRLETLLALIEGWVEYVVTEALSKRIPSTVAMNQAWRRRRATGGSAEHAFSKVVGIEFATPKVSEALELWRRVTVAVGAERRDKIWDHPDFLPVAADLDNSAEFIDGLLAESDSFDPIAEIDALEKMLAAEADKKKAEDAGSGAGEPGAGEPGAGESGSGAGETTSGESGSGADEPSDKASGDEPKDKGGEDGKGGEEQA, from the coding sequence ATGAATAACAACGGCTTCGGTTTTAACCCCAACAACGATGACGATGACGAAGATCGCCGCAATAACCAGAATCCGTTTAGCATTTTCGGTTTCGGAAACGGCGGCGGATTCACTGGCTCCGGTTCCGGCCCTGGCGACGGCGGATTCGGCGATATATTGAACCAAGTCGGCCAGATGCTGTCCGGCATTGGCTCCAGCTTTGCCAACCAGGAACCGGGCAGCCCCGTCAACTACAATATCGCCGAACGTACGGCCGAACGAAGTATTGGCAATGTGCCGCCGATTAAGGAATCGGACCGCGCCGCCATGGAGGAGGCCGTCCAGCTCGTGGAGCTCTGGCTCGACGACTCCACCATTTTGCCCACCTCCGGCAGCCGCGTCGAAGCGTGGAACGCCCTGGATTGGCTACACAAGACGCTGCCCACCTGGAAGCGGATGGTCACGCCGGTGGCCAAACGTATGAACGAATCGCAGCTGGATAACGTGCCGGAGGAAGCGCGCGATATGCTCAACGCCGCCGCCAGCATGATGCAACAGATGTCCAGCATGCAGGTCGGAGTCGAACTAGGGCGCGACCTTGGCGAGCTGGCCACGCAGGCGCTTTCCGGATCCGATTTCGGGGTGCCGGTGGCGCCGGCGGGGACCATTGCGATCCTGCCCGCACACATGGCGAAAATGACCAAGGACCTGCCCGTGCCGCCGCAGGACGCCATGGTCTACCTGTGCGCCTTGGAGGCCGCCCGCCAGCGCTTGTTCAAACACGTTCCGTGGCTGGTAGAACGGCTTATTGCCTCCGTTGAGGAATACGCGGCGGGGCTGGAAATGGATTCCTCCCACGTGGAGGAGGCGCTGCGCGAAATCAACCTCGAAGGCGATATGAATCAGCTGCAGGACATGATGGCCCAGCTGCAAGACATCGACTTCTCCCCGCGGATTTCGTCCCGCAACGCCAGCGCCACGTCCCGCCTGGAAACGCTGCTCGCGCTTATCGAAGGTTGGGTCGAATACGTGGTCACCGAGGCGCTCAGCAAGCGCATTCCTTCTACCGTGGCCATGAACCAAGCTTGGCGACGCCGCCGTGCCACCGGCGGTTCAGCCGAACACGCTTTCTCGAAGGTTGTGGGCATTGAATTTGCCACCCCGAAGGTGAGCGAAGCCTTGGAGCTGTGGCGTCGCGTCACGGTGGCGGTCGGGGCGGAGCGCCGCGACAAGATCTGGGACCACCCGGACTTCCTGCCCGTCGCCGCCGACCTGGACAACTCCGCCGAGTTTATCGACGGTCTGCTCGCCGAAAGCGATTCCTTCGACCCCATCGCCGAAATCGATGCGCTGGAAAAAATGCTCGCCGCGGAGGCCGACAAGAAAAAGGCCGAGGATGCTGGGTCTGGGGCTGGTGAGCCTGGGGCCGGTGAGCCTGGGGCCGGCGAGTCTGGGTCTGGAGCTGGTGAGACTACGTCCGGCGAGTCTGGGTCTGGGGCGGACGAGCCCAGCGACAAGGCTTCCGGTGACGAACCGAAGGACAAGGGCGGCGAGGACGGAAAGGGCGGCGAGGAGCAGGCCTAA
- a CDS encoding YlbL family protein codes for MKLLRTFLWGALPVAAFTTLVVADHIPGTDIPLTVPYAAEGPGPSFNTLGDVDGVEVVDIEGADVDDTHGNLNMTTVSVRHGMSLSQAIVRWLTTDDTLVPIEQIFPPELTEEEVRNQNSMAFSASGSTATLAAMQYLQRPVEVTVAEVQQDSAAARVIASGDVITSIDGIPTDKPALVRAFVQKHKPGDTVRVGLRKDSDAAKEGEKGAATTVEVKLGKHPDDPNVALLGVTMTTQPADGVRVKYNLEEVGGPSAGLMFTLAVIDKLSPGDLNGGKFVAGTGTISEDGKVGPIGGIEHKVRSAQGLGAEVFLAPEANCKEAVSRDTGDMVVLKITDLDQAIQQLKNYSDGAEVETCS; via the coding sequence GTGAAACTCCTTCGTACTTTCCTGTGGGGCGCGTTGCCGGTTGCCGCTTTTACTACGCTGGTGGTTGCGGACCATATTCCGGGGACGGATATTCCGTTGACCGTGCCATATGCGGCCGAGGGGCCCGGCCCTAGCTTTAATACGCTCGGCGACGTTGACGGGGTTGAGGTAGTCGATATTGAGGGTGCCGACGTCGATGACACCCACGGTAACCTGAACATGACCACCGTTTCCGTGCGTCACGGCATGTCTTTATCCCAGGCGATCGTGCGTTGGCTGACCACGGATGACACCTTGGTGCCCATCGAGCAGATTTTCCCACCCGAGCTCACGGAAGAGGAAGTGCGTAACCAAAACTCGATGGCGTTTTCCGCCTCGGGTTCCACGGCGACGCTGGCCGCCATGCAATACCTGCAGCGGCCGGTGGAGGTGACGGTGGCGGAGGTGCAACAGGATTCCGCCGCGGCGAGGGTGATTGCCTCCGGCGACGTGATTACCAGCATCGATGGCATTCCCACGGATAAGCCGGCGTTGGTGCGCGCGTTTGTGCAGAAGCATAAGCCGGGCGACACGGTGCGGGTGGGCCTGCGTAAGGATTCCGACGCCGCGAAGGAAGGCGAGAAGGGCGCCGCCACCACCGTCGAGGTAAAGCTGGGCAAGCATCCGGATGACCCGAATGTGGCACTGCTGGGTGTGACCATGACCACGCAGCCGGCGGATGGGGTGCGCGTGAAATACAACCTGGAGGAGGTTGGCGGGCCGAGCGCCGGGTTGATGTTTACGCTCGCGGTGATAGATAAGCTCAGCCCCGGCGATTTGAACGGCGGCAAGTTTGTGGCGGGTACCGGCACGATTTCGGAGGACGGCAAGGTCGGCCCGATCGGCGGCATCGAGCACAAGGTGCGCTCGGCGCAGGGCCTGGGCGCGGAGGTGTTCCTGGCGCCGGAGGCCAATTGCAAGGAGGCGGTGAGCCGCGACACCGGCGATATGGTTGTGCTGAAAATCACAGACCTGGATCAGGCGATCCAGCAATTGAAAAACTATTCGGATGGCGCGGAGGTGGAGACCTGCTCCTGA
- a CDS encoding PPA1309 family protein, translating into MNASDLTIQALNKAMLEAVEFVHAEGWDAPPTLFALVPSALLIDALPAEDDAAPLALVVQDGIPAHLEGGSDELGDFISQLAWPEEVAGVILAQEILFASPDAPTETQPARLFSGVLRGGVDQTLLQLRPSEAELDEPFAEDNVELRGGTGVAPGVIAALRYTLDEVEL; encoded by the coding sequence ATGAATGCTTCAGACTTAACTATTCAAGCACTCAACAAGGCAATGTTGGAGGCCGTGGAGTTCGTGCACGCGGAGGGCTGGGATGCTCCTCCGACTCTGTTTGCGCTCGTGCCCAGCGCTTTGCTTATCGACGCCCTGCCTGCCGAAGACGATGCGGCGCCCTTAGCGTTGGTGGTCCAAGATGGGATTCCGGCGCACCTGGAAGGCGGCAGCGATGAGCTCGGCGACTTTATCTCGCAGCTGGCATGGCCGGAGGAGGTCGCCGGCGTGATCTTGGCGCAGGAGATCTTGTTCGCTTCCCCGGATGCCCCGACGGAAACCCAGCCCGCACGTTTGTTCTCCGGGGTGCTGCGCGGCGGGGTGGATCAAACATTGTTGCAATTGCGTCCGTCGGAGGCGGAATTAGACGAACCATTCGCCGAAGACAATGTGGAGTTACGCGGTGGCACAGGTGTGGCTCCTGGGGTGATTGCTGCCCTGCGGTACACACTTGACGAGGTCGAACTGTAG
- a CDS encoding UPF0182 family protein: protein MATGLTPPVKRPPRVISFLIATVFLLVFIVPWLVGYYTDWLWFGEVQFRGVFTTVLVTRMLLFLAFGAVAAAISWFAGYLVIRNRPEHLFGLDPEHPIVAFRASAEAGLRKALLFLPLTIGVLAGLVGQSNWRTVQMFLHGGDFGQQDPQFHMDYGFYAFTLPFLRLLTNSFSALLVVAFFIALIGHYVFGSIRVGNQALGQRGHVSNAARIQLTVTAGLWMLVKLASYWLDRFDLLNVRNDIFTGAGFTAIHAVLPAKIILMVIALVVALAFFSAVVLKDLRIPALATGLMVLSALVLGNGWPLMVEEFSVKPNRASKEAEFISRNIQATRFAYGITNDKVNYVKNWGANKDAKEERDQVANDAATLSNIRLLDPEILSATFTQQQQLKNFYGFPKTLTVDRYTVDGELRDYVVAARELDPQSLSENQKNWINRHTVYTHGNGIVAAPANQVDEVARDVGSTRGGYPVYTVSDLQAQSDKERAEKLGIKVDQPRVYYGPVISNVGPLEDYAIVGAAGSAPVEYDTDGSNFTYDGSGGVDISGMFNRIAFALRYQEINMVLSDRIGDDSKILYQRDPRARVEKVAPWLETDNTTYPAVIDGRIKWIVDGYTTLDSLPYASRTNLNQAIVDAQTVNGQLQNPVVNEEVGYIRNSVKAVVDAYDGTVELYEFDTEDPVLKAWRGVFPDTVKPKSEITDDLMEHLRYPEDMFKVQREMISRYHVDDAGVFFTNDAFWSVPGDPNSKEKTDDERTPNQPPYYVVAADPETGKPSFQLITPFRGLKREFLAAHMSASSDPDTYGRLTVRVLPTETQTQGPKQAQDTMMSSDQIARDRSLWQDTNDIKNGNLLTLPVGDGQILYVEPIYSQRKGQTSAFPKLLRVLVSYDGKVGYAPTIAEALSQVGIDPKEASDLAESEVEAGETKDPESGDTAADDKQQDKSKDSSTTSQDQASRVEAINKALQKVEQARNGSFEEFGKALDELDKAIKDYQDHQ, encoded by the coding sequence TTGGCTACCGGCCTTACACCACCCGTGAAACGACCACCTCGCGTGATCAGCTTCCTCATCGCAACAGTGTTCCTGTTGGTATTTATCGTCCCATGGCTCGTCGGCTACTACACCGACTGGTTATGGTTCGGCGAGGTGCAATTCCGTGGTGTCTTCACAACAGTCCTTGTCACCCGCATGCTACTCTTCCTCGCCTTCGGCGCGGTGGCGGCGGCGATTTCCTGGTTCGCCGGCTATCTGGTGATCCGCAATCGCCCCGAGCATTTGTTCGGTTTGGACCCGGAGCACCCGATCGTGGCCTTCCGCGCCAGCGCCGAAGCGGGCCTGCGGAAAGCGCTGCTGTTCCTGCCGCTGACCATCGGCGTGCTCGCCGGCCTCGTGGGGCAAAGCAATTGGCGCACGGTGCAAATGTTCCTGCACGGCGGTGACTTTGGGCAGCAAGACCCGCAATTCCACATGGATTACGGCTTCTACGCCTTTACACTGCCGTTTCTGCGGCTGCTCACAAACTCGTTTTCCGCGCTGCTGGTGGTGGCCTTCTTTATCGCCCTGATCGGGCACTACGTATTTGGCAGCATCCGGGTGGGCAACCAGGCGCTCGGGCAGCGCGGCCACGTGTCCAACGCCGCGCGCATTCAGCTCACGGTGACCGCCGGGCTGTGGATGCTGGTCAAGCTTGCCTCCTATTGGCTGGATCGCTTCGACCTGCTCAATGTGCGCAACGATATTTTCACCGGCGCCGGGTTTACCGCCATTCACGCCGTGCTGCCCGCCAAGATCATCCTGATGGTGATCGCGCTGGTGGTGGCGTTGGCGTTCTTCTCCGCCGTGGTGCTGAAAGATCTGCGCATCCCCGCGCTGGCCACCGGTTTGATGGTGCTGAGTGCGCTCGTGCTGGGCAACGGTTGGCCGCTCATGGTGGAGGAATTCTCGGTAAAGCCGAACCGCGCCTCCAAGGAAGCGGAGTTTATTTCGCGCAATATTCAGGCGACGCGGTTCGCGTACGGGATCACCAATGACAAGGTGAACTACGTAAAGAACTGGGGTGCGAATAAAGACGCGAAAGAAGAGCGCGACCAGGTGGCTAACGACGCCGCCACGCTCTCCAATATTCGCCTCCTTGATCCAGAAATCCTCTCCGCCACGTTCACCCAGCAACAGCAGCTGAAAAACTTCTACGGCTTCCCGAAAACCCTGACGGTGGACCGCTACACCGTGGACGGCGAATTGCGCGACTACGTGGTTGCCGCCCGCGAGCTTGACCCGCAATCCTTGAGTGAAAACCAGAAAAACTGGATCAACCGGCACACCGTGTACACGCACGGCAATGGCATCGTCGCAGCCCCCGCCAATCAGGTGGACGAGGTGGCGCGCGACGTCGGCTCAACCCGCGGCGGCTACCCCGTGTACACCGTGTCCGACCTGCAGGCGCAAAGCGATAAGGAACGCGCCGAAAAGCTGGGCATTAAGGTGGACCAGCCGCGCGTGTATTACGGCCCGGTGATCTCCAATGTGGGCCCGCTCGAGGATTACGCGATCGTCGGCGCGGCGGGTTCCGCCCCTGTCGAGTACGATACCGACGGCTCGAACTTCACCTACGATGGCAGTGGCGGCGTGGATATTTCCGGCATGTTTAACCGGATTGCCTTCGCGCTGCGGTACCAGGAAATTAACATGGTGCTGTCCGACCGTATTGGCGATGATTCGAAAATTCTGTACCAGCGCGACCCCCGTGCCCGCGTGGAAAAGGTGGCACCGTGGCTGGAAACGGATAACACCACGTACCCCGCGGTTATCGACGGCCGCATCAAGTGGATCGTCGACGGCTACACCACCCTGGACAGCCTCCCGTACGCTTCCCGCACGAACCTCAATCAGGCGATTGTCGACGCCCAGACGGTCAACGGACAGCTGCAAAACCCCGTGGTCAACGAAGAAGTGGGTTATATCCGCAACTCCGTAAAAGCCGTGGTGGACGCCTACGACGGCACGGTGGAACTCTACGAATTCGACACCGAGGACCCGGTGCTCAAGGCCTGGCGGGGCGTGTTCCCCGATACCGTCAAGCCGAAGAGCGAAATCACCGACGATCTTATGGAGCACCTGCGGTACCCCGAAGACATGTTTAAAGTGCAGCGGGAAATGATCTCCCGCTACCACGTCGACGATGCCGGCGTGTTCTTTACCAACGATGCCTTCTGGTCCGTGCCGGGCGACCCCAACTCCAAGGAAAAAACCGACGACGAGCGGACCCCGAACCAGCCGCCCTACTACGTTGTTGCCGCCGACCCGGAAACCGGCAAACCCAGCTTCCAGCTGATCACGCCGTTCCGCGGGCTGAAGCGCGAATTCCTGGCGGCGCACATGTCCGCCAGCTCCGACCCGGATACCTACGGCCGCCTGACTGTCCGCGTGCTGCCCACGGAAACCCAAACCCAGGGCCCGAAGCAGGCGCAGGACACCATGATGTCCTCTGACCAGATCGCCCGCGACCGCAGCCTCTGGCAGGACACCAACGACATTAAAAACGGCAACCTGCTCACCCTGCCGGTTGGCGACGGCCAAATCCTCTACGTGGAACCCATCTACTCACAGCGCAAAGGCCAAACCTCCGCCTTCCCCAAGCTGCTGCGCGTACTGGTCTCCTACGACGGCAAGGTAGGCTACGCGCCCACCATCGCCGAGGCCCTCAGCCAGGTGGGTATCGACCCGAAGGAAGCCTCCGATCTCGCCGAATCCGAAGTGGAAGCCGGGGAAACCAAAGACCCCGAATCCGGCGACACCGCAGCGGACGACAAGCAGCAAGACAAATCCAAGGACTCCTCGACGACCTCGCAGGACCAAGCATCCCGCGTCGAGGCGATCAACAAGGCGCTGCAAAAGGTCGAACAAGCACGAAACGGCAGCTTCGAAGAATTCGGCAAGGCGCTTGACGAACTAGACAAGGCCATCAAGGACTACCAAGACCATCAGTAA
- a CDS encoding ImmA/IrrE family metallo-endopeptidase, with product MTVRVNVAPELLRWAIRRKGWDEETALQHAPKLRAWLAETERPTLKQLEKFAKGTHTPLGLLFLPEPPEEAVPIPDMRTMGNLGVEQPSADLLDTIYLCQRRQDWYREYALLNGFEKLSFVGSVTVNAPVVLVAEQIRGVLGFGLEERAAFPNWEQALRQLIDRIEDAGVLVMVNGVVGSNTHRRLDPSEFRGFALADPLVPLIFVNGADTKAAQIFTLIHELAHIWLGNSALSDAAMTAGGGPEEELWCNQVAAEVLVPMTALLADFEGSVTVDELERLAKCYCVSTLVVLKRLYDANAISWAEYLKAYETEKQRVMDILAERRRDKGGGNYYYTQPLRLSRTFSRAVVESAFEGSTSYREAYQLLGTKKRTTFENLAEELGVA from the coding sequence GTGACTGTGCGCGTTAATGTGGCCCCTGAGCTTCTCCGTTGGGCCATCCGTCGCAAGGGCTGGGATGAGGAGACTGCGTTACAGCATGCTCCTAAGCTTCGTGCCTGGCTCGCAGAAACTGAACGCCCCACGCTTAAACAATTAGAGAAGTTTGCCAAAGGCACCCACACGCCATTGGGATTGCTTTTTCTTCCGGAGCCGCCTGAAGAGGCTGTTCCAATTCCTGACATGAGAACTATGGGTAATCTCGGTGTCGAACAACCTTCGGCAGATCTTCTAGACACCATTTATCTGTGCCAGAGGCGCCAAGACTGGTATCGGGAATACGCGTTGCTAAACGGGTTTGAGAAGCTTTCCTTTGTGGGGTCTGTCACAGTAAATGCGCCGGTTGTTCTCGTAGCTGAGCAGATCCGTGGTGTTCTTGGTTTCGGCCTCGAAGAAAGGGCTGCGTTTCCCAATTGGGAACAGGCACTGCGGCAGTTAATCGACCGGATTGAGGATGCCGGAGTCTTGGTCATGGTGAATGGTGTTGTGGGGTCTAATACACATCGGAGATTAGATCCTAGTGAGTTTCGCGGTTTTGCATTGGCAGATCCGCTCGTACCGTTAATTTTTGTCAATGGTGCGGACACTAAGGCAGCACAGATCTTCACGTTGATCCACGAGTTGGCTCACATTTGGCTAGGTAATAGCGCGCTTTCCGATGCTGCCATGACCGCGGGAGGGGGCCCAGAAGAAGAACTCTGGTGCAATCAAGTTGCTGCTGAAGTGCTCGTACCTATGACCGCATTGCTTGCAGATTTCGAGGGGAGTGTCACCGTCGACGAACTTGAACGTCTCGCCAAGTGCTACTGCGTCAGTACGTTGGTTGTACTCAAGCGGCTTTATGATGCTAACGCCATTTCCTGGGCTGAATACCTCAAGGCATATGAGACAGAAAAGCAGCGCGTAATGGATATCTTAGCGGAGAGGCGCCGAGACAAGGGCGGCGGAAACTACTACTACACCCAACCCCTTCGGCTTAGTCGAACCTTTTCGCGCGCCGTAGTCGAGAGTGCTTTCGAGGGCTCTACCTCTTACCGAGAGGCATATCAATTGCTCGGAACGAAGAAACGTACAACGTTTGAGAATCTAGCCGAGGAATTGGGTGTCGCATAA
- a CDS encoding DUF4411 family protein, whose amino-acid sequence MFLVDSNILIEAKNRYYAFDIAPGFWTWLEYAHQQGSVCSIEAVRDEILEGDDELAERTERNAGFFKPIDQPTTSHFTTLSAWATSRDYSAEAIAAFTGNHADFLLVTYACEHRLTVVAHERSRPHSKKRILIPDACLEMGVDTVDTFQMLRRTGVILDLVAPT is encoded by the coding sequence ATGTTTCTGGTCGATTCCAACATTCTCATCGAGGCGAAGAATCGTTACTACGCGTTTGACATTGCCCCTGGTTTTTGGACGTGGCTTGAATATGCTCACCAGCAGGGATCGGTTTGCAGTATCGAGGCTGTCAGAGACGAAATTCTCGAAGGTGACGACGAGCTGGCTGAGCGGACGGAAAGAAACGCAGGTTTCTTTAAGCCGATCGATCAGCCGACGACTAGCCATTTCACAACTCTCTCAGCTTGGGCCACTTCACGCGATTATAGCGCTGAAGCAATTGCTGCCTTTACGGGAAACCACGCAGACTTCCTGCTTGTCACCTATGCCTGCGAACATAGGCTCACCGTCGTTGCTCATGAGCGCTCCCGACCGCACTCAAAAAAGAGGATTCTCATCCCAGACGCGTGTTTGGAGATGGGTGTGGACACAGTAGATACGTTTCAAATGCTGCGTAGGACCGGAGTGATCTTGGACCTAGTCGCACCTACTTAG
- the istA gene encoding IS21 family transposase: protein MVDYRKVMRLALDKVPYRVISAQTGAAPATISKAVKAMASQGITSVEQIRGLSDEDLARIVGDRRRAVSDKFVPIDMDAVIAARTGRKKTPLNVLWASYVEQPAPIGLRHYSYERFRQIVAADVASRGFTARIVHSPGATMQVDWAGTKMHLKDPVTGKRTRVSIFVATLPYSGMIFATGRLDERQHNWHEAHRLAFEYFGGVAEVIVPDNAATATNSVHRSGRGPRRINDAYEEFLAHYGTAAYATPAASPTYKGNVEAGVKVVSSRVIGKLKNRSFAWLDDLNAAIAAQVDAINDHVPFRDQQVSRRQIFTECEASFLGALPARPYEPVQWRKSKVAPNWHITFDTAHYSVPYTLIGSTVDVRIRGMAVDVFHDGALVAQHAKATRRGAYSTEAELHGPPGLEVPGNLWSADYFRSQASRIGPATRRAMDSLLASRPIIAQAYQPARSILSLGKGDNKGILELACQRLTAGDKPRAVSYTAVKTMMAAIRAEAASRPEASTRSAMPDDRQRGSQTALPLLANRNGMLGGADQFRLGNLTTNPGVEQQEGTTR from the coding sequence ATGGTTGACTACCGTAAGGTGATGCGGCTTGCGTTGGACAAGGTGCCGTATCGTGTCATTTCGGCGCAGACGGGTGCCGCGCCGGCGACCATTTCTAAAGCTGTGAAAGCTATGGCCTCCCAGGGGATTACCTCGGTGGAGCAGATTCGTGGTTTGTCGGATGAGGATCTTGCCAGGATTGTTGGTGATCGGCGTCGGGCTGTGTCGGATAAGTTTGTGCCGATCGATATGGATGCGGTGATCGCTGCGCGGACCGGTCGGAAGAAAACACCGTTGAATGTGTTGTGGGCTAGCTATGTTGAGCAGCCTGCGCCGATTGGGTTGCGGCACTATTCGTATGAGCGATTTCGTCAGATTGTGGCAGCTGATGTGGCGTCTCGGGGTTTTACCGCGAGGATTGTGCATTCGCCGGGGGCGACGATGCAGGTGGATTGGGCGGGTACCAAGATGCATCTGAAGGATCCTGTGACGGGCAAGCGTACGAGGGTCAGCATTTTTGTTGCGACGCTGCCGTATTCAGGGATGATTTTTGCGACGGGCAGGCTGGATGAGCGTCAGCATAACTGGCATGAGGCTCATCGCTTGGCGTTTGAGTATTTTGGCGGTGTTGCCGAGGTGATTGTGCCGGATAATGCTGCGACCGCGACGAATTCGGTCCATCGTAGCGGGCGCGGACCGCGAAGGATCAATGATGCGTATGAGGAGTTTTTGGCGCATTACGGCACGGCTGCCTATGCCACGCCCGCGGCGTCGCCGACATATAAGGGAAACGTCGAAGCAGGCGTAAAAGTTGTCAGCAGTCGGGTCATCGGAAAACTTAAGAACCGATCGTTTGCTTGGCTGGATGATTTGAATGCGGCGATTGCTGCCCAGGTCGACGCGATCAATGATCATGTGCCGTTTCGGGATCAGCAGGTCTCGCGCCGGCAGATCTTTACCGAATGTGAGGCTTCGTTTCTTGGGGCTCTGCCAGCCAGGCCATACGAACCGGTCCAATGGCGCAAATCAAAGGTGGCGCCCAACTGGCACATCACTTTTGATACCGCCCACTATTCGGTGCCGTATACCCTCATCGGCAGCACCGTCGACGTGCGGATTCGTGGTATGGCGGTTGATGTATTTCACGATGGGGCCCTTGTCGCTCAACACGCTAAAGCAACGCGGCGGGGGGCGTATTCCACGGAAGCTGAATTACATGGCCCTCCCGGGCTGGAAGTGCCGGGTAATTTGTGGTCAGCCGACTATTTTCGCTCCCAAGCATCCCGTATCGGGCCCGCAACCCGACGAGCGATGGATTCATTATTGGCTTCCCGCCCAATCATCGCCCAGGCTTACCAGCCAGCACGGTCAATCTTGTCGCTGGGCAAGGGAGACAATAAAGGCATCCTTGAACTTGCCTGCCAACGCCTGACTGCAGGAGACAAGCCACGAGCCGTGTCGTATACAGCGGTGAAAACGATGATGGCGGCTATTCGTGCAGAGGCCGCCTCACGCCCAGAGGCCAGTACTCGCAGCGCCATGCCAGATGATCGGCAGCGCGGATCCCAAACAGCGTTGCCGCTGCTTGCAAACAGAAACGGCATGCTTGGCGGAGCCGATCAATTCCGCCTCGGCAATCTCACCACTAATCCAGGCGTCGAACAGCAAGAAGGAACAACGCGATGA
- a CDS encoding ATP-binding protein has translation MTDPTIHLDHTWLPAFTKLRLTAFGEAAIDIANDPAFDHWTFSQKIAYALDKEVAARQERKIAKLLKQSQSPNPDACIEELHYRPDRTLNRESITRLAACQWITNNTNVVILGKSSVGKTYLAEALLNAACRREHTALFYRTNELAAQLAVLDFTDPKRLELTTRLAQIDLLVLDDFLTTPIHGDTAHALFNILATREHRGSTMITSQFVPEQWYESIPDKVVAESLLNRLIGGAEIINLDGPNMRLT, from the coding sequence ATGACCGACCCCACAATTCACCTCGACCACACATGGCTACCCGCATTCACCAAACTGCGCTTAACAGCATTCGGTGAAGCGGCCATCGACATCGCCAACGATCCCGCGTTCGATCACTGGACATTCAGCCAAAAAATTGCGTACGCGCTGGACAAAGAGGTCGCAGCCCGGCAGGAACGAAAAATCGCCAAACTACTCAAGCAATCCCAGTCGCCAAACCCTGATGCTTGCATAGAAGAGCTCCATTACCGGCCAGACCGCACCCTCAACCGCGAGTCAATAACACGCCTCGCCGCCTGTCAATGGATCACCAACAACACCAACGTTGTAATCCTTGGTAAATCATCGGTCGGTAAAACCTACCTCGCCGAAGCCCTGCTCAACGCAGCATGCCGCCGCGAACACACCGCCCTGTTCTATCGAACCAACGAGCTCGCAGCCCAACTCGCCGTCCTAGACTTCACAGATCCAAAACGCCTCGAACTCACCACGCGGCTTGCCCAAATAGATCTCCTAGTCCTCGACGACTTCCTCACCACCCCAATCCACGGCGACACCGCTCACGCCCTCTTTAACATCCTGGCAACACGAGAACACCGCGGATCCACCATGATCACATCACAATTCGTACCAGAACAATGGTACGAATCCATCCCCGATAAAGTCGTCGCAGAATCACTACTCAACCGCCTCATCGGCGGCGCCGAAATCATCAACCTCGACGGGCCCAACATGCGACTGACCTAA
- a CDS encoding DUF4411 family protein, translating to MRSEVSHRLTVVTHERSRPHSKKRILIPDACLEMGVDTVDTFQMLRRTGVILDLVAST from the coding sequence ATGAGGAGTGAGGTGTCACATAGGCTCACGGTCGTCACTCATGAGCGCTCCCGACCGCACTCAAAAAAGAGGATTCTCATCCCAGACGCGTGTTTGGAGATGGGTGTGGATACAGTAGATACGTTTCAAATGCTGCGTAGGACCGGAGTGATCTTGGACCTAGTCGCATCTACTTAG
- a CDS encoding transposase family protein — MRAATPTCISPPMPGSSHDQRIADTLRITTVLPGDSVTADLGYEGTGFDIPQKRKHGQKVLEPWQQRFNNALASIRWVTRTSNRPHQKLENTSQRLPITHSHHEAHKTNPHQTILLQKPPNNLHSRKSSNWSAVGFKARTECSQPVAGIQHISDLR; from the coding sequence ATCAGAGCGGCAACACCTACGTGCATCAGCCCGCCCATGCCTGGGAGCTCCCACGATCAGCGCATCGCAGACACGCTGCGCATCACCACCGTGTTGCCAGGCGACTCTGTCACCGCCGACCTTGGATACGAAGGTACCGGTTTTGACATCCCCCAGAAACGCAAACACGGGCAAAAAGTTCTTGAGCCCTGGCAGCAGCGCTTCAACAATGCCCTTGCATCCATCCGCTGGGTCACACGAACAAGCAATCGCCCACATCAAAAACTGGAGAATACTTCACAACGACTGCCGATTACCCATAGCCACCACGAAGCGCACAAAACAAACCCTCACCAAACTATTCTTCTACAGAAACCCCCGAATAACCTTCATAGTCGAAAATCTTCAAACTGGAGCGCTGTCGGATTTAAGGCTAGAACGGAGTGCAGCCAACCGGTCGCCGGCATCCAGCACATCTCTGACCTGCGATAA